From a single Gammaproteobacteria bacterium genomic region:
- a CDS encoding DUF6531 domain-containing protein, producing the protein MSKLHRQTHNRLAGFVITLLLFTSTVSTAAVLPWYWASGQWFVGDGADVWQVLGAGEFVIARGAPGDLIWSGGVDTQWKPFVQSVLQFYHDVHAACDSQANHYGSIYGTVESYDTTSNNKYKAPYYLCKNGPTRPGEDGYWANKILPGSGIIIPKNILGTPPPPSNNPKNLGKPRQCTGVGDPCNSATGNEFQEDTDYRGPSGTLSFTRAYNSLDVVDHGLGYGWVSNVGRHLAIDGNSLTVNAADGRGEPFTLSNGVWQGDADTKLQLTQDASGYTVQHQDGRVDHFDTDGRLVSSMDAQGRTTTDAYDSNGHVTTVTGPFGHELGFTYNSDGRLATFTDPAGNVTQYSYDS; encoded by the coding sequence ATGTCTAAGCTGCATCGCCAAACACATAACAGATTGGCAGGATTTGTAATAACCCTGCTGCTATTTACATCAACCGTTTCGACCGCAGCCGTTCTTCCCTGGTATTGGGCATCAGGCCAATGGTTTGTTGGTGATGGTGCAGATGTGTGGCAAGTCCTTGGGGCTGGAGAGTTCGTCATCGCCCGAGGTGCGCCGGGAGATCTTATCTGGAGTGGTGGTGTAGATACTCAGTGGAAACCATTTGTTCAATCAGTGCTCCAGTTTTATCACGATGTACATGCAGCTTGCGATAGCCAAGCTAACCACTATGGATCTATTTACGGGACGGTTGAGTCCTATGACACCACAAGTAACAACAAATATAAGGCCCCGTATTATCTATGTAAGAATGGCCCTACAAGGCCTGGAGAAGATGGCTACTGGGCAAACAAAATTCTTCCAGGTAGTGGGATAATAATTCCAAAAAATATATTGGGGACTCCACCTCCTCCTTCCAATAACCCCAAAAACCTCGGCAAGCCACGCCAATGCACAGGTGTCGGCGATCCCTGTAATTCAGCCACCGGCAACGAGTTCCAAGAAGATACTGACTATCGCGGTCCATCCGGTACGTTAAGCTTCACCCGCGCCTACAACAGCCTGGACGTAGTCGATCATGGTCTGGGCTACGGCTGGGTTTCCAACGTCGGCCGGCACCTGGCCATCGATGGTAATTCACTGACTGTCAATGCAGCCGACGGCCGCGGCGAGCCCTTCACCTTGAGTAATGGCGTCTGGCAGGGCGATGCCGACACCAAGCTGCAGTTGACCCAGGATGCTTCTGGTTACACCGTGCAGCACCAGGATGGCCGCGTCGATCACTTTGATACCGACGGCCGGCTGGTCTCATCCATGGATGCGCAGGGCCGCACCACCACCGATGCCTACGACAGCAACGGCCATGTGACCACCGTCACCGGCCCCTTCGGCCATGAACTGGGCTTCACCTATAACAGCGATGGTCGGCTGGCCACGTTCACCGACCCGGCTGGCAACGTCACCCAGTACAGTTATGACAGCCA
- a CDS encoding sugar phosphorylase, whose protein sequence is MWGPESRAKALEILNTLYGDAQGGGVLARIEAETARHRPALNRQRRHGLTERDTVLITYGNTLTAPGMQPLATLAEFLDSWVGDAVGLVHLLPIFPYSSDDGFSVIDYRQIDPALGDWSDVARVGEHYGLVLDLVLNHCSRSHAWFQGYLRGDAKTRDYFIEADPNDPRLTLVTRPRSSPLLTPVDVHEGGRYWVWTTFSADQVDLNFANPDVLLEMIDLLLFYATQGARIIRLDAVAYLWKELGTACISLEQTHAVVRLLRLVMDTAAPGVQLLTETNVPQSENLSYFGNGDEANLIYQFSLPPLLLHALVCGRTHALTEWASTLPGPPPRATYLNFTASHDGVGLRPLEGLIDDEERDELLRRMRERGGYVSTRSMPDGRDAPYELNISYYSAMDAGDGEDAHMARFLLAQTVALSLRGVPALYIHILLATPNDTAGVERSGHTRAINRRRWDYGELQTLLARPDTPQGIALREMVRRLRIRGRLPQFHPDAAQQILDLEEGLFGLLRTSHEGQPLIALFNFTSETRTVKLPKAVTELAEEWIDALSDQEISLARKGTEVPSYACLWLMPEAHAEF, encoded by the coding sequence ATGTGGGGGCCGGAAAGCAGAGCGAAAGCGCTTGAGATCCTGAACACCCTGTACGGCGACGCGCAGGGCGGCGGCGTGCTCGCCCGCATCGAGGCCGAGACGGCGCGTCACCGCCCGGCCCTGAACAGGCAGCGGCGCCACGGCCTGACCGAGCGCGACACCGTGCTCATCACCTACGGCAACACGCTCACCGCCCCCGGCATGCAGCCGCTCGCCACCCTGGCGGAGTTTCTGGACAGCTGGGTCGGCGATGCCGTGGGGCTGGTTCATCTGCTGCCCATCTTCCCCTACAGCTCGGACGACGGTTTCTCGGTTATCGACTACCGCCAGATCGATCCCGCCCTGGGGGACTGGTCCGACGTGGCGCGCGTCGGCGAGCACTACGGGCTGGTGCTCGATCTGGTCCTGAATCACTGTTCGCGCAGCCATGCTTGGTTCCAGGGCTATTTGCGCGGCGACGCGAAGACCCGCGACTACTTCATCGAGGCCGACCCCAACGATCCGCGCCTGACGCTGGTCACGAGGCCGCGCAGCAGCCCGCTGCTGACGCCGGTCGACGTGCACGAAGGCGGACGTTACTGGGTGTGGACCACCTTCAGCGCCGATCAGGTGGACCTCAACTTCGCCAACCCCGACGTGCTGCTGGAGATGATCGACCTGCTGCTGTTTTACGCGACGCAGGGCGCGCGAATCATCCGCCTCGATGCCGTCGCCTATTTATGGAAGGAGTTGGGCACGGCGTGCATCAGCCTGGAGCAGACCCATGCCGTGGTGCGCCTACTGCGCCTGGTAATGGATACCGCCGCACCCGGCGTGCAGCTGCTCACCGAGACCAACGTGCCGCAATCGGAGAATCTCAGCTACTTCGGCAACGGCGACGAAGCCAACCTGATCTACCAGTTCAGCCTGCCACCCTTGCTGCTGCACGCGCTGGTGTGCGGTCGAACGCATGCGCTCACGGAGTGGGCGTCCACCTTGCCCGGGCCTCCTCCGCGTGCGACTTACCTCAACTTCACTGCCTCGCACGACGGCGTGGGCCTGCGCCCGCTCGAGGGTTTGATCGACGACGAGGAGCGTGACGAACTCCTGCGCCGCATGCGCGAACGCGGCGGCTATGTTTCGACCCGGTCCATGCCCGACGGCCGGGACGCGCCCTACGAGCTCAACATCAGTTATTACTCGGCCATGGATGCCGGCGACGGAGAAGACGCGCACATGGCGCGTTTCCTGTTGGCGCAGACCGTGGCCTTGTCGTTGCGCGGCGTGCCCGCGTTGTATATCCACATTCTGCTGGCGACGCCCAACGATACCGCCGGGGTGGAGCGCAGCGGACACACGCGCGCGATCAATCGCAGGCGCTGGGATTACGGCGAACTGCAAACGCTGCTCGCCCGTCCCGATACGCCTCAGGGCATTGCGCTAAGAGAGATGGTCCGTCGCCTGCGTATCCGTGGCCGATTGCCGCAGTTTCATCCGGATGCAGCGCAGCAGATTCTCGACCTGGAAGAAGGATTGTTCGGGTTGCTGCGTACGAGCCATGAAGGGCAACCATTGATCGCGTTGTTCAATTTCACGTCTGAAACGCGAACGGTGAAATTGCCGAAAGCGGTTACTGAGCTGGCGGAGGAATGGATTGATGCGCTTAGCGATCAGGAGATTTCTTTGGCGCGCAAAGGCACAGAGGTGCCGAGTTATGCCTGCTTGTGGCTGATGCCGGAAGCACACGCTGAGTTTTGA